Within the Epinephelus lanceolatus isolate andai-2023 chromosome 9, ASM4190304v1, whole genome shotgun sequence genome, the region CCGAGCTCACAGAGTCCAGATCCTCCACCTTGGCCTTTCTCGTCTTTCGTCAGCTGACATTCACAGAATGAGATCGCTCCACGAACCCCCAGAGGGGCCAAAATGGTCCCTGGGATTCCCTAACGTATGGATGGTGGGGTGGTggtgggagggagggtggaAGTGGGTGAGGGTCACTTATCACATTCAAGCTTTCATGTGACAATGAGAGGTTGGTTTTCAGCGCGATTTCACGCCTAGCTGTGTCTTCAGTTGCTCGTACACCACGTAGCTGATGCTAACGGCAGGGATGACTTTGAGGAAGTTGGGGGCCAGGCCTCTGTAGAGCCCCATCGGGCCCTCAGACTGCACGATCTGTCTGAAGAGGCCGGTCATTGTCACCTGCTGGTTTTTTTCTGTCGCAGctgtaaagataaaaaaaatgagcAGGTTAGATGATGTGAGAAATATTATAGTATCTTAACATGATTATCAAGTGACGttcttaggtttaggaaaagttaatttaatatttgaggGTTTTTAAATGTTGGTTTTACaaaaaagcaacacaatggtGTCACGTTTGGCTCTAGGGTATCGcaattttgtgcttttttttatcCCACTGATTATTTCTAAAGCAAACAACTGCTTATGGAGAAGATACTTGTCAGAATAACTGATCATGACAAAGGTTTTCAAGACAACAAGTAATAAATCTTCCAGCTGTACTTGCGTCTTTGTTATTGTTAAAAGGTCGACATCGGCCTTTTGAATCACCAGTACAATTACAGAATCATGCCGTCCTCCTACAGCAGGAATGTCCTTCCCTAACCAGTTATGAAAGCATCCTCCCTTAAACAGGTGTGGTCCTTTAAGGAGCTGCTACTTCCTTAAGACACTTTTCAACCCTCCCTTTTAAATCAGTGTGTACTGAGTTGGTTTAGAAACATGTTGGTGGCTTTCCCCAGAAACATCAGGAAAAACACTGCCACATGATTCCATTTTCCAGCTCAGATGTTTAAACTAAACATCTACAcgataattatctgacaacagaAGCAGCATTTCAGGAGCAGAGGCCTCACCTTGTGCTTGCATGCGTGTGCGGACCAGAGCCAGGGGATAGCTGGCGAGCTGACCACAGGTGCTGGACACGGTGCCACAAGCCAGGAGGACGAAGATGCCTGGGTCGGCGCTGTTGGTGCCGTACTGCTGCAGGTAGCTGTTCTTCAGTGTCTGAGGAGAAAAGAGAGCAATTATATTACATCATTTGGGCATTCAGAGTGTGTAACGTCACTCAGTCATGTGTTTGGAGCTGGTTTACATTGGTCTAAGTTAGGAGGCTAGTGACTGCAGCTGAAAAGATCAACATTCTTGCTCTGATTAGAAGTTGAGAACGTGCCATAAGCAGGGTgataaaatacaaacacagtCTGATACTGTCAAGGCTAGAGAATGCTAGACAAAATAAACCCACAGAGGTTTCACTGGATAACTGTGTGTGTAGTCGAGCTCACTGCTCACCTCGTACACTGCCAGGTCGATGCCTGCGTAGGGGATGATGCCCAACATGTTTGGGACGTAGCCTTTGTAAAATGCTGAAAGTCCTTCTCTTCTGAAAATCTGCTTCGCACAGTCTGCGATACCGGAGTACTGCCCGGTCGTCCTCAGAGCCAGACGGGTCTTCAGGACCTGAGGACATTGAATAAAAAGGAAGAGTTTAGTACTGAGAACACCTAAATAAGGTTTCCTGATGTCTTTTCAGTTTCAGAGTAGATGTAATTAAACTGATAATCACCTCCATGGGGTAGATGGTGCTCTGAGCGATCACTCCAGCCAGAGATCCAGCAACAAATCTCTCCGCGATGTGCAGAGTCTCCTGTTCGCTGCCGATTAAGCGTTTAATCTGGATGAATTGAGAAAGAACACACATTAATAAATGAACACTAAGCTTCAGAAATATTACAATGAAGCCACAGTGAGAGCCACTCGTCGTACCTGCTCATACGCCATAAACTTGAGTGCCGATTCGGGTGCTATTTTGATGATGTTGACGCCGTTTCCTCGCCACAGTGACCTCGTGCCGCCTTCTTTGATCATCTGCATCATCCCGGTCAGGATGCACATGTTGTTGGTTCGGGATCCATAAACCTGAGAAGGAAGAAGTTGTGAATAAGACACATTAATCATACTATTTGGAGATCTGACTTAATTTTACTGGCTGATGAAGATGATTAAATTTTGGGATGAATCAGGCGTGATGCCATGTAGGCCTAGACTTCCTTTGACCCAAAAAAAACTTTGCCAACTAGGCCCGTTTGATAAGGCGCATGGAACATAACCAATGCATGTAATTTCTGATCAATCAGGGCTCAAAGTCGACAGGCATGTTTCAAAGTCGACTTTGAACACGACGAGTGACGCATATCAGGGCCACTGACACAGATCCTGAATCTGTGCAGTTAGACCTTGGTCCCATCGATGATGGTGACTTTTACGTGGCCGAGGGTGTGACGACTGTATGCGAGCAGTCATTGGTCGGCGGAGTGGCCTGGCTCTGACAGTGAGTCAGCGTCTGGACTCTGCCCCCCCTCATCGCACACCGTCTGTTAAACATTAACTTGTTTATGGCGCTTATGAAACTTATTCTTGAGCAATTTACTTCAAGTTCTTTCCTAATTGTACAACATGCAGTTATGAAAGATGGTTAATTAAGGCCTGAAGGAGAACCTAGGTCACATTTTCTTATTCTAAATTTGATTTTTAGTGCTTAAATCTTGTTTTGACTTGGGAATTCTGTTGGAATTTTATGTCTGGTACAGCTGGGTCACATCGCCTCACAAGCTGATGATAATTCTCTGCTGTAAGTTAAGAGTTTCCACAGCTTTCCTTCACACACTGTCTAGTTCCCAAGGTCATACTTTTTCTGACTTCATTGCCAGATTTCAAAATTTTTAGGGAGTGTTTCATCATGTGATTTGGTTGCCTCACCTGCATCATGACTTTGAGTCTGTCCAGCGGAGCCGTGCAGGTTCTTGAAACCgctccagctcctccacctGCAACCAAGTGCCTCCACCAcattcctgtctgcttctcctctATGGTGAACTCATCAGGCACCATCAGGTTCTCACCCACATCGAAGATCTGCCAAGAGGAGGGGGACATGAATTATCAGGTTTAGCTTAGACCTTGAAAAACACCTGGAAGAACATTTGTAACTGTCCTGCCCCAAGATAGACTAGAGGAGGTCAATGTCATGTGGACAACTTCTTGATGTTTTTAGTggaacttttatttatttgtttgtcttcACCACTGCCAGCTGCTGCCACCAAGAGTTTCTATTCTTAACCAAACATCCAGCTAGCAGTTAAAAATCTTCACGTGTGGCATTGACGTGCAGCCCTCGTGTATACTGTTCTGAACATTTTTGCTGGCAGTAAAAGTGTCACCAGATCCCCTCGAGCCCCAGTAATGGTCAAACCGTGTGACTGTCATTGAGCGCCAGGTTTGTTTTCACAGCCACCACAGTTGGAGGTCAAGATTAACTGATTTCAGTGGATATGCATGGACACACTGTATTGCTTTGAAATCTGAGCCATAATGTTAATGAGGCTCAATAGGCGAAGGGGCAAAGTCCTACAGGAGACATGATGCAGAACGATGAGGATCAGGAGCAGGAAGCAGAGACTGGTTATAACTGGATTGGTCTGAACCTGCAACTGGTCCCCTCTAACGAGTGTCTCAGTTTTAAAGGCCAATACAAGTTTGTCTCACTAAGATAAATGACAACCTTCTCTCTAAAGAACATTTCAAATCTCAGTCTgggaattttatttttgatttatcatcATAATATAGTTCTACTGAGCACATTAATTTCCCTGCTTTAATTAAGAGGGCATCAACAACCTCCTCCTTGTAAATAACTAGTGGGAGTTTCAATGTCACTTGGGGACATGCTGATCCCGCTGTGGCGACTGGACCTGTGGCCACACAACGAATTAAACATCTGATTTTGTGCAAACTGAAATGACCCCAGCAGCTTATGTTTCATCAGGGACTTGGCTGCGTTCTGCTTGGCCCCCCGGGAGGCCTAACTCCAGCGCTATTTTTAGCCCCGTCACTGTCCCCTCTGTGAAAAGTCGAGGTTGCCGCACTCATTAGCCTTGAACTAACACCCAAAAACCACACTGTCCTCCTGCAGCAGTGGTGTCGTATTACTCCAGCCTCCACTTGCTCTGACTGACCGCTGCTCTCTTTTACATAACAGCGAGACAAATCCTTCCGATATAATCCTCCAGGAATGAGACCAATTCCTGCCATAGCCTAATAGGGCTTAATTGCTGACGCACGGCTTGTGCTGATAGCGCCATTCAGGGAATTTGCTCTATGATTGACCTGTTTTTTTTACCCAAGACAGGAAGGTGCAACACACTGTGCACTTTGATTGGTCTCAGCTCGAGTGATACCATTATCGGATGCCCTGATACCGCTATCGGATCTTAGGCTAGGTGAAAATAGGTCACTAGAAGTTTTATGTAACACCAGCAGTGGAATTTTCTAGTTCTTtccacattatttttttttaacccaaactTCCCTGTTTGGGTTCTGGTAGTGAAAGAGCACCACTGTTAGAGCTCAGCTGTATCTACATGTGTTCCCCTTTGGGCAGAAGTTGTGGTTTCGGTGCAGATTGGTGAACTCACCGTGGAGTGTTTCCAGTAGAGGATGATCTCTGGACTGCTCTCAGTCTTCTCTGGCATG harbors:
- the slc25a25a gene encoding calcium-binding mitochondrial carrier protein SCaMC-2-A, which encodes MLGLCLYVPVSNSDQVEVEYFESNGLPSELKSLFNKLSLFLPSQEFSTYQRWRKKAGKGAENVSDGQLDFDEFVHYLQDYEKDLKLVVKSLNRKNAGQVDLKEFMQSLQDLGVHISPQHAENALKSMDKNGVITISSKDWSKYTMPEKTESSPEIILYWKHSTIFDVGENLMVPDEFTIEEKQTGMWWRHLVAGGGAGAVSRTCTAPLDRLKVMMQVYGSRTNNMCILTGMMQMIKEGGTRSLWRGNGVNIIKIAPESALKFMAYEQIKRLIGSEQETLHIAERFVAGSLAGVIAQSTIYPMEVLKTRLALRTTGQYSGIADCAKQIFRREGLSAFYKGYVPNMLGIIPYAGIDLAVYETLKNSYLQQYGTNSADPGIFVLLACGTVSSTCGQLASYPLALVRTRMQAQAATEKNQQVTMTGLFRQIVQSEGPMGLYRGLAPNFLKVIPAVSISYVVYEQLKTQLGVKSR